One part of the Bacillota bacterium genome encodes these proteins:
- the dnaN gene encoding DNA polymerase III subunit beta — protein MRISLTQPQLAGAIQTVARAVSGKTTAPVLTGILISAENSRITLKAYDTEIGIQAPAGGTVERDGSIVLPAKIMGEIIRSIPQGNITIDADVSNHTATLTWGRSEFTIHGFDAVQFPSLPEISAAGPITVETETMKGMIRQTAFATAQSDARPVLTGVLLEASGRELSMVAIDGVRLSFRRVYLSNDGIPESKAIVPARALNEVARLIQSGPEVPSVGLEAGQGHALFTIGEVRVISRLLEGQFPPYQQIIPKSYSTTVTIRRQDLHDACERASLVSSDDDNTIRLNISGGCVSMSAASPEVGRVREDVDAQVEGESLEIAFNARLLIEGLRVIDVDEVLLRSTGKFSPACIRYVDHENFIYVVMPLRTAEVS, from the coding sequence GTGAGGATTTCTCTCACGCAGCCCCAGCTCGCCGGCGCCATCCAGACGGTGGCAAGGGCAGTCTCGGGGAAGACAACCGCCCCAGTACTTACCGGAATCCTTATCAGTGCGGAGAACTCGCGGATTACGCTCAAAGCGTACGACACCGAGATAGGGATCCAGGCGCCCGCGGGCGGCACTGTCGAGAGAGATGGGTCTATCGTCCTGCCGGCGAAGATCATGGGGGAGATCATACGGAGTATCCCTCAGGGAAACATAACCATCGACGCCGACGTCTCCAATCATACGGCCACACTGACGTGGGGCCGCTCTGAATTCACAATTCATGGATTCGACGCCGTTCAATTCCCTTCACTTCCCGAGATCAGCGCAGCCGGGCCGATAACGGTAGAGACCGAGACAATGAAGGGTATGATACGCCAGACGGCGTTTGCGACGGCACAGAGTGATGCAAGGCCGGTATTGACCGGAGTGCTGCTCGAAGCGTCCGGTCGCGAGCTCAGCATGGTGGCGATCGACGGCGTGAGGCTCTCGTTCAGGCGGGTTTACCTGAGTAACGACGGGATACCGGAGTCGAAGGCAATAGTCCCCGCGAGGGCGCTTAACGAGGTTGCGCGATTGATCCAGAGCGGACCCGAAGTCCCGTCGGTTGGACTGGAAGCAGGGCAGGGACACGCGCTATTCACCATAGGAGAAGTCAGGGTAATCAGCAGGCTCCTCGAGGGCCAGTTCCCGCCATACCAGCAGATAATCCCCAAGTCGTACTCTACAACCGTAACCATACGGCGCCAGGACCTCCATGATGCATGTGAGCGTGCGTCACTCGTTTCGTCCGACGACGATAACACCATAAGGCTGAACATCTCCGGGGGCTGTGTGTCGATGTCGGCCGCGTCGCCGGAAGTCGGGCGCGTACGCGAGGATGTAGACGCTCAGGTGGAAGGCGAAAGCCTCGAGATAGCGTTCAACGCGAGGCTGCTCATCGAGGGGCTCAGGGTGATCGACGTCGATGAAGTCCTTCTTAGGAGCACCGGCAAGTTCAGCCCCGCATGTATCAGATACGTCGACCATGAAAACTTTATCTACGTGGTAATGCCCCTGCGGACGGCCGAGGTTTCGTAA
- a CDS encoding RNA-binding S4 domain-containing protein, with amino-acid sequence MSGRQEREVGIRTPSIRLDQFLKWAAVVPTGGRAKEMIVGGSVKVNGVAECRRTSALRPGDLVEVDIGGPSPAVLRVVARP; translated from the coding sequence GTGAGCGGCCGGCAGGAGCGCGAGGTCGGGATCCGGACGCCGTCCATCAGGCTCGACCAGTTCTTGAAATGGGCAGCGGTGGTTCCAACGGGGGGAAGGGCCAAGGAGATGATCGTGGGCGGGAGCGTTAAAGTCAACGGCGTAGCCGAGTGCCGGCGGACCTCTGCGCTACGCCCGGGAGATCTGGTGGAAGTCGACATCGGCGGCCCGTCTCCCGCGGTCCTGAGGGTAGTCGCCCGGCCTTGA
- the recF gene encoding DNA replication/repair protein RecF gives MIVQRLAFSNFRNYHLAGIEPSPERNVLWGANAAGKTNALEAIVVLATGRSPRTSRDADLVRWGEQGFHVKAVLARKVGPVTLEVGYDDSAQKVVRINGAPQKTGALLGNLRVVSFFPDDVYVIKGSPALRRRLVDITLSQDNPTYYYRLIQYQKVLLQRNSLLRQWSGRVVPDDLVEPWDAQLSRIGASIMLRRAAAIAFMGREGSEVYSRISGGERLEVVYSPSVPVSGGEDVGTVSARMLEALRSSRSEDSRRGSTGTGPHRDDILVRVNGSDARLFASQGQQRTAILALKAAEMRLLEERSGESPVLLLDDVFSELDDARQASVVREMTAGVQSFITCTDPGETGGLAGGSAVFKVSDGNIEKPAPDMAPGEEGVRGT, from the coding sequence TTGATCGTACAACGCCTGGCGTTCTCCAACTTCCGGAACTACCACCTGGCCGGGATCGAGCCGTCGCCTGAGCGAAACGTTCTCTGGGGCGCCAATGCGGCTGGCAAGACTAACGCGCTGGAGGCCATCGTCGTACTCGCCACGGGGCGCTCGCCGCGCACCAGCAGGGACGCGGACCTCGTCAGGTGGGGAGAACAGGGCTTTCACGTCAAGGCGGTGCTCGCACGCAAGGTGGGGCCGGTCACCCTCGAGGTCGGGTACGATGACTCGGCGCAGAAGGTCGTCCGGATCAACGGGGCTCCTCAGAAGACGGGCGCCTTGCTCGGCAACCTCCGTGTAGTGAGCTTCTTTCCGGATGACGTGTACGTGATAAAGGGCTCGCCGGCCTTGCGGCGCCGTCTCGTGGACATTACCCTGTCGCAGGATAACCCCACATATTACTACCGTCTCATTCAGTACCAGAAGGTCCTACTCCAGAGAAACAGCCTTCTCAGGCAATGGTCGGGCAGGGTGGTGCCTGACGACCTCGTCGAACCGTGGGACGCGCAGCTGTCCAGGATCGGTGCGTCGATCATGCTCCGAAGGGCGGCCGCGATCGCGTTCATGGGGCGTGAAGGCTCGGAGGTCTATTCGCGGATCTCGGGGGGAGAGCGCCTCGAGGTCGTGTATTCGCCGTCTGTGCCCGTGTCCGGCGGGGAGGACGTCGGGACGGTGTCCGCTCGGATGCTGGAAGCCCTCAGGTCATCGCGGAGCGAGGACTCGAGGCGCGGTTCCACCGGCACGGGGCCGCACCGCGACGACATCCTGGTGCGGGTCAACGGGTCCGACGCCAGGCTGTTCGCCTCCCAGGGGCAGCAGCGTACCGCCATCCTCGCGCTCAAGGCCGCCGAGATGAGGCTGCTGGAGGAACGCAGCGGTGAGTCGCCGGTGTTGCTCCTCGATGACGTATTCTCCGAGCTCGACGATGCCCGCCAGGCCTCCGTTGTAAGGGAGATGACCGCCGGGGTGCAGTCGTTCATAACCTGTACCGATCCCGGCGAGACGGGAGGACTTGCGGGAGGCTCAGCAGTATTCAAGGTTTCGGACGGTAACATTGAAAAGCCCGCGCCCGACATGGCGCCGGGGGAGGAAGGGGTGCGCGGCACCTGA
- a CDS encoding DUF721 domain-containing protein yields MQRLGLAGRASGYRAISLWAEVAGPEIARRTFASRFVDDVLYVDVDSPAWASQLTFVRQALIDRLNARLAAGGVVRDIRFRPRGSRRTVAGEAPLTGLALVRSRFRTVAYAREDEESAAQLTGPDEEAAAALRKLFLTHRRLEVARSMSGWERCPRCGRTRERAAGECPCRGEGSS; encoded by the coding sequence GTGCAGCGGCTCGGCCTCGCAGGTAGAGCGTCGGGTTACCGCGCGATCTCGCTCTGGGCGGAAGTCGCGGGCCCCGAGATAGCGCGAAGGACCTTCGCTTCGAGATTCGTGGACGACGTGCTCTACGTCGACGTCGATTCCCCTGCGTGGGCTTCCCAGCTCACCTTCGTAAGGCAGGCGCTGATCGACCGGCTCAACGCGAGGCTCGCTGCCGGCGGTGTTGTGAGGGACATCAGGTTCCGCCCGCGGGGTTCGCGCAGGACGGTCGCCGGGGAAGCTCCGCTTACCGGGCTCGCGCTGGTGCGGTCCAGGTTCAGGACAGTAGCGTACGCCCGCGAGGATGAGGAGTCCGCGGCGCAACTCACCGGGCCGGACGAGGAGGCCGCAGCGGCGCTCAGGAAGCTCTTCCTTACCCACCGGCGTCTCGAGGTCGCCAGATCCATGTCGGGGTGGGAGAGATGTCCCAGGTGCGGCCGCACGCGCGAGCGCGCGGCCGGGGAGTGTCCTTGTCGCGGGGAAGGATCGTCGTAG
- a CDS encoding DUF370 domain-containing protein gives MLLHVGADVTVLVKDVVVLVNMRSGMGEATREFLGNMRHKGAVEPVGEGKPKSMVVLRDRVVSSPISSVTLKRRAEEKDVLGDLE, from the coding sequence TTGCTGCTACACGTCGGCGCCGACGTCACCGTGCTCGTGAAGGACGTCGTGGTTCTGGTGAACATGAGGAGCGGGATGGGAGAGGCCACCCGAGAGTTCCTGGGCAACATGCGCCACAAGGGCGCGGTCGAGCCGGTCGGCGAGGGCAAGCCCAAGTCCATGGTGGTGCTGCGGGACCGGGTGGTCTCGTCACCCATATCGTCGGTGACGCTGAAGAGGCGCGCCGAGGAAAAGGACGTCCTGGGGGATCTGGAATAG
- the gyrB gene encoding DNA topoisomerase (ATP-hydrolyzing) subunit B, with the protein MKDEDGRPNGQNGQANVVYDETQIQVLEGLEAVRRRPGMYVGSTGPRGLHHLVYEVVDNSVDESLAGFCKNIEVVLLKDGSVSVADDGRGIPVGIHPKVGRPAVEVALTMLHAGGKFGGGGYKVSGGLHGVGVSVVNGLSEWLVVRVKREGGEFEQRYERGKPVTDLVRLGDSAETGTTVTFMPDSEIFEELNFDYDTVMQRLRELAFLNEGLRLSIRDERANQQDSFKYDGGLSSFVEYLNKNKDALHPKPVSLRGGKEGTEVEVALQYNDGYLEGIYSFANTIRTVEGGTHESGFKMALTRVINDYARKMGILKENEANLTGEDVREGLVAVVHVKIAEPQFEGQTKTKLGNTEVAGITNSVVGEGLAVFLEQNPPISRRIVEKAVLAARAREAARQARELTRRKNALEISSLPGKLTDCITRDPAMAELFLVEGDSAGGSAKQGRDRRFQAILPLRGKILNVEKARMDKILNHEEIRAIVTALGTGIGDEFDLGKARYHRTIIMTDADIDGAHIRTLLLTFFYRHMTRLIEAGYVYIAQPPLYLVTKGRAGKYLYSDRDLEKYFKENGRDGVSIQRYKGLGEMNPDQLWETTMNPENRTLMQVTVDDAIAADQTFTVLMGDRVEPRREFIQQNAEKVRNLDTIG; encoded by the coding sequence ATGAAAGACGAGGACGGCAGGCCGAACGGTCAGAACGGACAAGCCAACGTCGTATACGACGAGACGCAGATACAGGTACTCGAGGGGCTCGAGGCCGTCCGCCGCAGGCCCGGCATGTACGTCGGCAGCACCGGTCCAAGGGGCCTCCACCACCTCGTATACGAGGTCGTGGACAACTCCGTCGACGAGTCGCTGGCCGGCTTCTGCAAGAATATCGAGGTCGTGCTGCTCAAAGATGGGAGCGTTAGCGTAGCGGATGACGGCCGCGGCATACCCGTCGGGATCCACCCGAAGGTCGGCCGCCCGGCGGTCGAGGTAGCGCTGACTATGTTGCACGCCGGCGGGAAGTTCGGCGGCGGGGGCTACAAGGTGTCGGGCGGGCTCCACGGCGTCGGCGTGTCTGTCGTCAACGGGCTCTCCGAATGGCTCGTGGTCAGGGTAAAGCGCGAGGGCGGCGAGTTCGAGCAGCGTTACGAGCGCGGAAAGCCTGTGACCGATCTCGTCAGGCTCGGCGATTCTGCAGAAACCGGCACGACCGTGACGTTCATGCCTGACTCCGAGATCTTTGAGGAACTGAATTTCGACTACGACACCGTGATGCAGCGACTCCGCGAACTCGCATTCCTCAACGAGGGGCTGCGTCTTTCAATACGGGACGAACGGGCGAACCAGCAGGACTCCTTCAAGTACGACGGCGGACTGTCTTCGTTCGTGGAATATCTCAACAAGAACAAAGACGCGCTCCACCCGAAACCGGTTTCGCTTCGCGGCGGCAAAGAGGGCACGGAGGTTGAGGTTGCCCTGCAGTACAACGACGGGTACCTCGAGGGCATCTACTCTTTCGCGAACACCATTCGGACAGTGGAGGGCGGTACGCACGAGTCCGGGTTCAAGATGGCCCTGACCAGGGTGATAAACGACTACGCCAGGAAAATGGGCATCCTCAAGGAAAACGAGGCTAACCTGACCGGCGAGGACGTGCGCGAGGGCCTCGTGGCCGTCGTGCACGTGAAGATAGCGGAGCCCCAGTTCGAGGGCCAGACGAAAACCAAGCTGGGCAACACCGAGGTCGCCGGGATCACCAACTCCGTTGTCGGCGAAGGCCTGGCGGTATTTCTCGAACAGAACCCGCCGATCTCGCGGCGCATCGTCGAGAAAGCGGTGCTCGCGGCGAGGGCGCGCGAGGCTGCGAGACAGGCGCGTGAACTCACGCGGCGCAAGAACGCGCTCGAGATCTCGTCGCTGCCCGGCAAGCTGACGGACTGTATAACGCGCGACCCCGCCATGGCCGAATTGTTCCTCGTGGAGGGCGATTCGGCTGGCGGCTCGGCTAAGCAGGGCCGCGACAGGAGGTTTCAGGCAATCCTGCCGCTGCGCGGCAAAATCCTGAACGTCGAGAAGGCGCGAATGGACAAGATCCTCAACCACGAGGAGATCAGGGCGATAGTAACCGCGCTTGGGACAGGTATCGGCGACGAGTTCGACCTCGGCAAGGCGCGTTATCACAGGACCATAATCATGACCGATGCCGACATAGATGGGGCGCACATACGGACGCTGCTGCTGACGTTCTTCTACAGGCACATGACTCGGCTCATAGAGGCGGGATACGTATACATCGCGCAGCCGCCGCTGTACCTGGTGACTAAGGGCAGGGCGGGGAAATACCTGTACAGCGACAGGGATCTCGAGAAGTACTTCAAGGAGAACGGCCGCGATGGGGTCAGCATTCAGAGGTACAAGGGCCTCGGCGAAATGAACCCCGATCAGCTTTGGGAGACCACCATGAACCCCGAGAACAGGACGCTGATGCAGGTCACGGTGGACGACGCGATCGCGGCGGACCAGACGTTCACGGTATTGATGGGCGACAGGGTGGAGCCGCGGCGCGAGTTCATCCAGCAGAATGCGGAAAAGGTCAGGAACCTCGACACCATCGGGTAG
- the gyrA gene encoding DNA gyrase subunit A, protein MQEVTRVDFTAGKILPVDIEDEMKRSYIDYAMSVIVSRALPDVRDGLKPVQRRILYSMWELGMTPDKPYKKSARVVGEVLGKYHPHGDAPVYEAMVRLAQDFACRYPLVDGHGNFGSIDGDAPAAMRYTEVRMSPLATELMADLDKETVDWTPNFDETLKEPVVLPSRFPSLMVNGAGGIAVGYATNIPPHNLGEVIDALVMMIDKPDVTPGELMFAIKGPDFPTGALIVGREGIKEAYTTGRGIVTMRAVARIEGTNGGKARIIVTEIPYQVNKANLIQHIANLVRDKKIEGISDLRDESDKNGLRIVIELKREANGNVLLNQLYKHTAMQQSFGIIMLALVKGKPLVLNLRDVLFHYLEHQKEVIIRRTRFELRKAEERAHILEGLRIALANLDKIIKLIRSSRTVDEARNGLMTTFGLSEKQAQAILDMRLQKLTALEREKIEEEYQELVKTMEYLRAVLASEQMVYSIIRREILGIKDKFADERRTRIVDEVKDFEVEDLIPEEDVVITLTHNGYIKRMPASTYKAQRRGGRGITGASTREEDFVEHLFITSTHHHMLFLTNNGKAYKLRVHEIPEASRQAKGLAAVNLIQVERDEKITAVIPVKEFSPGQHLLFATRNGTVKKIDIGEFANVRRGGIRALELDEGDELVGVHLVAQGEEVILATESGQAIRFVEGDVRPMGRTARGVIGVRLGKGDRVVGMDVVRRGMDVLTVTTRGFGKRTPEDQYPVHSRGGKGVRNIRLTGRTGRVAGIKVVREGDEVMLISAEGIIIRMPVREVKLMQRATQGVTLMRLEPGGAVTGLAIAAAKEED, encoded by the coding sequence ATTCAAGAGGTGACGCGGGTGGATTTCACTGCGGGGAAGATACTTCCGGTCGACATAGAAGACGAAATGAAGCGCTCGTACATCGATTACGCGATGAGCGTGATCGTTTCGCGCGCGCTCCCCGACGTCCGCGACGGGCTGAAGCCGGTGCAGCGCCGCATCCTGTATTCCATGTGGGAGCTCGGGATGACCCCCGACAAGCCGTACAAGAAGTCGGCCAGGGTCGTCGGCGAGGTCCTCGGCAAGTACCACCCCCATGGCGATGCCCCCGTCTACGAAGCCATGGTGAGGCTGGCGCAGGACTTCGCGTGCAGGTACCCGCTCGTCGACGGCCATGGGAACTTCGGTTCGATCGACGGAGACGCACCTGCGGCGATGAGGTACACCGAGGTCCGCATGTCGCCGCTGGCGACCGAGCTCATGGCCGACCTGGACAAAGAAACGGTCGACTGGACGCCCAACTTCGACGAAACCCTCAAGGAGCCGGTCGTCCTTCCGTCCAGGTTCCCGAGCCTGATGGTGAACGGCGCCGGCGGCATCGCTGTCGGCTATGCCACCAACATACCCCCGCACAACCTGGGCGAGGTCATCGACGCGCTCGTCATGATGATAGACAAACCTGACGTGACCCCGGGCGAGCTGATGTTCGCGATCAAGGGGCCTGATTTCCCGACGGGGGCGCTAATCGTCGGGCGTGAAGGTATCAAGGAGGCGTACACCACCGGCCGCGGGATCGTCACGATGAGGGCCGTGGCGCGTATCGAGGGCACCAACGGCGGCAAGGCGCGCATCATCGTGACGGAAATACCGTACCAGGTCAACAAGGCGAACCTGATACAGCACATCGCCAACCTGGTCAGGGACAAGAAGATCGAGGGCATCTCCGATCTGCGTGACGAAAGCGACAAGAACGGCCTTCGCATTGTGATAGAGCTCAAGCGCGAGGCGAACGGGAACGTGTTGCTCAACCAGCTCTACAAGCACACCGCGATGCAGCAGTCGTTCGGCATCATCATGCTTGCGCTGGTCAAGGGGAAACCCCTGGTGCTCAACCTGAGGGACGTCCTGTTCCATTACCTCGAGCACCAGAAGGAAGTCATAATCCGCCGGACCCGGTTCGAGCTCCGGAAGGCCGAGGAAAGGGCGCACATCCTCGAGGGTCTCAGGATCGCCCTGGCCAACCTCGACAAGATAATAAAGTTGATAAGGTCGTCGCGGACCGTCGACGAGGCGCGGAACGGCCTCATGACCACGTTCGGCCTCTCCGAGAAGCAGGCCCAGGCGATCCTCGACATGAGGCTGCAGAAGCTGACCGCCCTGGAACGCGAGAAGATCGAGGAAGAGTACCAGGAGCTCGTCAAGACGATGGAATACCTGCGCGCCGTGCTCGCGAGCGAGCAGATGGTTTACTCGATAATCCGCAGGGAGATCCTGGGTATCAAGGATAAATTCGCGGACGAACGCCGCACACGAATCGTGGACGAGGTCAAGGACTTCGAGGTCGAGGACCTCATCCCCGAGGAGGATGTGGTAATCACCCTCACCCACAACGGCTACATAAAGAGAATGCCGGCGAGCACCTACAAGGCGCAGCGGCGCGGCGGGCGTGGCATCACCGGCGCCAGTACGCGGGAGGAGGATTTCGTCGAGCACCTGTTCATAACGTCGACCCACCACCATATGCTGTTCCTCACGAACAACGGGAAGGCGTACAAGCTCAGGGTGCACGAGATCCCCGAGGCGTCGAGGCAGGCCAAGGGCCTCGCGGCGGTCAACCTGATCCAGGTCGAACGGGATGAGAAGATAACCGCCGTCATCCCGGTGAAGGAGTTCTCGCCCGGGCAGCACTTGCTGTTCGCCACGAGGAACGGGACGGTCAAGAAGATCGATATCGGCGAGTTCGCCAACGTGAGGCGCGGGGGGATCCGCGCGCTCGAACTGGACGAAGGGGACGAGCTCGTCGGGGTGCACCTGGTGGCGCAGGGTGAGGAGGTAATCCTCGCCACGGAGTCCGGGCAGGCGATACGGTTCGTGGAGGGCGACGTCCGGCCGATGGGCAGGACGGCGCGCGGAGTAATCGGCGTCAGGCTCGGTAAGGGCGACCGCGTCGTGGGCATGGACGTCGTCCGGCGCGGCATGGACGTGCTGACCGTCACGACCAGGGGGTTCGGCAAGAGAACGCCGGAGGACCAGTACCCCGTCCATTCGAGGGGCGGCAAGGGCGTGCGTAACATCCGACTTACCGGGAGAACCGGCCGCGTCGCAGGCATCAAGGTCGTCCGCGAGGGCGACGAGGTGATGCTCATTTCGGCCGAAGGCATAATAATCAGGATGCCGGTCCGCGAAGTGAAACTCATGCAACGGGCTACTCAGGGCGTTACCCTGATGAGACTCGAGCCGGGTGGCGCCGTCACGGGGCTTGCGATCGCCGCGGCGAAGGAAGAGGATTGA
- a CDS encoding archease — protein MDRGLEVFEHTSDLGIIARGESLEETLARLLRGVFSIITDLSAVVPGRAWTISASGHDLEEATAGIVNEALFLHETERALCSSFEVAVRAPSPGDQGVVIEARCCGECIDPGRHTIQKYIKAATYHGIRVLSHEIRIILDV, from the coding sequence TTGGATCGCGGGCTTGAGGTTTTCGAACACACCTCAGACCTCGGGATAATCGCGCGGGGGGAGAGTCTCGAGGAGACGCTCGCCCGCCTCCTGCGCGGGGTGTTCTCGATCATCACGGACCTGTCCGCAGTCGTGCCGGGCCGCGCGTGGACGATAAGCGCCTCCGGTCACGACCTGGAGGAAGCAACGGCCGGCATCGTCAACGAAGCCCTTTTCCTGCACGAGACGGAGAGGGCTTTGTGTTCATCATTTGAAGTGGCAGTGCGGGCGCCGTCGCCGGGCGACCAGGGAGTAGTGATCGAGGCCCGGTGTTGCGGGGAATGCATCGACCCTGGCCGGCACACCATTCAGAAGTACATAAAGGCCGCCACGTATCACGGGATCCGCGTGTTGTCCCACGAGATCAGGATAATCCTCGACGTTTGA
- a CDS encoding RtcB family protein, with translation MAKSGWAGPLKPLGKGKWLIPKEYKQGMRVPGIIYADERLMESIREDQAPEQVANVACLPGIVAASLAMPDIHWGYGFPIGGVAAMDVETGVIAPGGIGYDINCGVRLLRSNLTVDQVLPRVQDIVDEFFGMIPTGVGSEGKVRMERGAESSVLEKGAAWAVEQGYGWKEDLERCEEGGRMPGASVDAVSARALKRGHLQVGTLGSGNHFVEISAVDEVYDEQAARLFGLEKNQVVFQVHSGSRGFGHQVCTDYLDIMCSAMRKYGISVPDRQLACTPVKSDEGRSYFAAMACAANYAWANRQVLGHLVREGLGRVFRSSPRNLGLDLVYDVAHNIAKFEEHEVDGVKRRLCVHRKGATRAFPPGHPGVPARYRDAGQPVLVPGDMGRNSYVLAGTAAAMRETFGSTCHGAGRLLSREAAKRQIHGRELRVSLREKGIIVRAPNDASLAEEAPGAYKDVNVVVDVVHNAGLSKKVARLRPLGVIKG, from the coding sequence ATGGCCAAAAGCGGGTGGGCGGGTCCCTTGAAGCCCCTCGGCAAGGGGAAGTGGCTCATACCGAAAGAGTACAAGCAGGGCATGAGGGTCCCCGGGATCATTTACGCCGACGAGCGTTTGATGGAATCGATCAGGGAGGACCAGGCCCCCGAACAGGTCGCGAACGTCGCATGCCTGCCGGGGATCGTCGCGGCGTCGCTCGCGATGCCGGATATCCACTGGGGTTACGGCTTCCCTATAGGCGGGGTCGCGGCGATGGACGTGGAGACGGGCGTGATAGCCCCCGGCGGTATAGGTTACGACATCAACTGCGGGGTCCGTCTACTGAGGAGCAACCTGACGGTCGACCAGGTACTCCCGCGCGTGCAGGACATCGTGGACGAGTTCTTCGGGATGATCCCCACGGGCGTCGGCTCGGAGGGGAAGGTCAGGATGGAGCGCGGGGCGGAATCGAGCGTGCTGGAAAAGGGCGCAGCGTGGGCGGTGGAGCAGGGCTATGGCTGGAAGGAGGACCTCGAACGGTGCGAGGAAGGCGGCCGGATGCCGGGTGCTTCGGTGGACGCCGTGAGCGCCAGGGCGCTCAAGCGGGGGCACCTGCAGGTCGGGACGCTCGGGTCAGGCAACCATTTCGTGGAGATAAGCGCCGTGGATGAGGTGTACGACGAGCAGGCGGCACGCCTGTTCGGCCTGGAGAAGAACCAGGTCGTGTTTCAGGTCCACTCGGGGTCGAGGGGTTTCGGCCACCAGGTCTGTACGGACTACCTGGACATCATGTGCTCGGCCATGAGGAAATACGGGATCTCGGTGCCCGACCGGCAGCTCGCGTGCACGCCCGTGAAGTCGGACGAGGGGCGTTCGTATTTTGCGGCCATGGCGTGCGCCGCGAACTACGCCTGGGCAAACCGGCAGGTGCTGGGCCACCTGGTTCGCGAGGGCCTGGGGAGGGTTTTCCGGTCGTCCCCGCGGAACCTCGGGCTCGATCTTGTGTACGACGTGGCACACAACATCGCGAAGTTCGAGGAGCACGAGGTGGACGGCGTGAAGCGCAGGCTGTGCGTGCACCGGAAAGGGGCTACGCGGGCGTTCCCGCCGGGTCACCCCGGTGTCCCCGCCAGGTACCGCGACGCCGGCCAGCCGGTACTCGTGCCGGGTGATATGGGCAGGAACTCCTACGTCCTGGCCGGCACGGCGGCCGCCATGAGGGAGACCTTCGGCTCGACGTGCCACGGAGCGGGACGGCTCCTCAGCCGTGAAGCCGCCAAGAGGCAGATCCACGGGCGCGAACTCAGGGTGAGCCTGAGGGAGAAGGGGATCATCGTCCGCGCCCCGAACGACGCCTCGCTCGCGGAGGAGGCCCCCGGCGCATACAAGGACGTAAACGTGGTGGTGGACGTGGTCCACAACGCGGGCTTGTCGAAGAAAGTGGCGCGGCTCAGACCGCTCGGCGTCATTAAGGGGTAG
- a CDS encoding S-methyl-5'-thioadenosine phosphorylase, with translation MKHTAQIGVFGGTGFYKFLEGVTEVWVETPYGPTSDKVALATVAGRKVAFIPRHGKEHTIPPHMINYRANLWAMKELGVTRIIAPCAAGSLQPDVKPGDLVVCDQFVDRTSGRKDTFYDGPVTTHIGTAEPYCPELRTLAIDKAKALNLPVREKGTVVVIQGPRFSTKSESRWFSKMGWEVINMTQYPECVLAREISICYVNISVITDYDVGLEGQPHVASVTHEEVVKVFQANIGHLKNLLFEMIAAMPAERGCACKDALKIGRFE, from the coding sequence ATGAAGCACACGGCTCAAATCGGGGTGTTCGGCGGGACCGGGTTCTACAAATTCCTCGAGGGTGTAACCGAGGTCTGGGTTGAGACCCCGTACGGACCCACCAGCGATAAGGTCGCGCTGGCCACCGTGGCCGGCCGGAAGGTGGCGTTCATTCCACGGCACGGCAAGGAGCACACGATACCGCCCCACATGATCAACTACAGGGCAAACCTCTGGGCGATGAAGGAGCTCGGCGTCACCAGGATAATCGCGCCGTGCGCCGCGGGAAGCTTGCAGCCCGACGTCAAGCCCGGCGACCTCGTGGTGTGTGACCAGTTCGTCGATCGCACGAGCGGCAGGAAGGACACGTTCTACGACGGGCCGGTGACCACGCACATTGGGACGGCCGAGCCGTACTGCCCCGAACTCAGGACCCTCGCGATCGACAAGGCGAAGGCGCTGAACCTCCCGGTCCGCGAGAAGGGCACCGTGGTCGTCATCCAGGGGCCGAGGTTCTCGACCAAGTCGGAGAGCCGGTGGTTCTCCAAGATGGGCTGGGAAGTCATCAACATGACGCAGTACCCCGAGTGCGTGCTGGCGAGGGAGATCTCGATCTGTTACGTGAACATTTCGGTCATCACCGATTACGACGTGGGCCTGGAAGGGCAGCCCCACGTCGCATCCGTCACACACGAGGAAGTAGTCAAGGTGTTCCAGGCCAACATCGGGCATTTGAAGAACCTGCTGTTCGAGATGATCGCCGCAATGCCGGCCGAGCGGGGCTGTGCGTGCAAGGACGCGCTCAAGATTGGGAGGTTCGAATAG